TTACTGCTATATCCTGACCGTTAAAACAATCAAGGGACTCGATAAAGTCTACAGCTCTCACACAACCGAGATAAACACGTTTATAGTAATAATTATCTTTGTCATCCATATTGGCGACCTGGTAACCGTTGAGCGCACCACTACCCAGATTGTCGTAAACTTTTTGTTCAAGGTTTACCGGGATGCCGTGAATGCCAATCTGGAAGGTGATGATACCTTTTTCAGCACTCCGCACATCACCGTAGTAAGGTCGTATCCCTGCACCGGGAACATGCAGTATTGCGGGATATTTCCCTTCGGCTTTGGGTTTACATAAGATGCCATAAATTTTTCCTTTAATGTTATCAATGCTCACATGGTACACATCCACTTTGTCGGTGCATCGTTCAGGCATCAGGGTTAATACAGGGTTTATGGGTATCTTGGCCAAATCCGCCTTGGCTCCATCCCAAAACTGTTCGAAGTCGGATGGTAGTGTAGTGGTCGGTTTAATCTGTTCGGGAGAAAATCCGGCAGTCGAGTAAGAGGAATAGGTTTTCCCGTCAACCTCTACCGATGCTTGGCAACGTAAAAAACCAGCATCATTGAACCGTTTGGCTTTGACAGTGGCCACTCCTTTCTTGAGTGTGACGGTTTTTTCTTCCCATGCATCCATCAATTCGGGACTGATACGGTATTTCACATCGATCCCATCTAAAGGAACATTATT
This window of the Proteiniphilum saccharofermentans genome carries:
- a CDS encoding acetylxylan esterase, which gives rise to MKNRLFLLLFFILSLCLQGISQPARQLVQVIVTPDKSDWTYEKGKQAQFQIMVLKNNVPLDGIDVKYRISPELMDAWEEKTVTLKKGVATVKAKRFNDAGFLRCQASVEVDGKTYSSYSTAGFSPEQIKPTTTLPSDFEQFWDGAKADLAKIPINPVLTLMPERCTDKVDVYHVSIDNIKGKIYGILCKPKAEGKYPAILHVPGAGIRPYYGDVRSAEKGIITFQIGIHGIPVNLEQKVYDNLGSGALNGYQVANMDDKDNYYYKRVYLGCVRAVDFIESLDCFNGQDIAVTGGSQGGALSIITAALDSRIDYLAAFYPALSDLTGYLHGRAGGWPHMFKDNFTNKPQKIETSKYYDVVNFARFVKVPGWYSWGYNDNVCPPTSMHAAYNVIPGSKELHLFQETQHWTFPEQQELKNNWLFKKLLK